The Kitasatospora albolonga nucleotide sequence GCTTCGCGACCTGCCTGTACGCCGAGGTCGACCCGGATGCCGGAACCCTGGACATCGCCCGGGCGGGCCATCCGGACCCGGTGGTGGTGAGCGCCGACGGCACGGCGGTGATCCGGCAGACGGCGGGCGGACTGCCGCTCGGGATCGAGACGGACTCCGACTACCCCACCACCCGGGTCGTCCTGGAACCCGGCGAGACGATCATGCTCTGCACGGACGGCCTCATCGAGACCGGCGGCCACGACATGGCCACCGGCTGGACCCGGCTGCGCCCGGTCCTGGAGGAGCCCACCGAGGATCTGGAGGAGCTGGCCGACGCCCTGGTCCAGGCCGTGCACGGGCCGACCTCCCACTACACGACGGGCCCGCTGGCCGACCGCCGCGAGGACGACATCGCCGTACTGGTGCTGCGGCGCGAGAGCGTACCGGAGCCGGAGACACCGGCCCGCCGCAGCGTCCTGACCATCGCGCAGGCCGAGCCGGAGCGGATCTCGGTGGCCCGCCAGCTCGTACGGGAGCTGCTGCACGACTGGAAGGACCCGGAGCAGGTCGACTCGGCGGTCCTGATGGTCTCGGAGATGGCCACCAACGTGCTGGTCCACACGGACGGCGACGCGCTGATGGCGGCGGAGGTCTCCGGGGACCGGGGGGAGCGGCGGCTGCGTGTGGAGGTGGCCGACGCGAGCGACGAGCTGCCGCACAAGCGGCGCCCTGGGGAGATGGCGTCCAGCGGGCGGGGCCTGGTGCTGATGGAGATGCTGGCGGACGCGTGGGGGGTGGACCCGCGGGGGGAGGGGAAGTCGATCTGGTTCGAGCTGTACGAGGCACCGGCGGAGAAGGCACGGGAGCCGGGGGCGTAGGGCGGTACGGGGGCGCGGCCCTCCGGGTCACGCGGGTACGGACCGACCGGGGTGCCGGTCCGTCGAACGGTGTACCCCGGTTCGTCCTGCGGGGTGAGGAGGGGCGCACGCTCCGTTCCTAGGCTGGTCAGGACCTGCCGACGGTGCGCAGCGCGTCGGCGCACCTTCCCGAAGGAGAGTGGCCGCCCATGAAGCAGGCGTCGAAGAATCTGCTGGAAGGTGTCATCACCTTCGCCGTGGGCCTGGTCCTGTGGCTGTTCACGGACGGAGTGGAGACCCCCGTCGTCACGCTGACGAAGATCGGCGTGGTGCTGATGTGCGTCGGCGGGGTGTTCATCGCGCTGGGCCTGTTCCAGTCGGCGCGCGGGGCGAACTCCGTGGGACGCGGCTGAGCCCGGTGCGCGGGGCGAGCCCCGTGAAACGCGCCTGAGCGCTCGGGGGGAGGACAGAACACCCCCGCCGCCCTCCCGTGCCGTGCGCCGACGGCCCCTCCGTACGGACACGAAGGGGCCGTCACATGCCGTGCGCCGCCGGGACCGTGCCCGGGTCTCACATCCCGTGGACCGCCGGGACCGTACCGAGGCGGCCGGCCTGGAAGTCCTCGAACGCCTGCTTCAGCTCGGCCTGGCTGTTCATCACGAACGGTCCGTAGTGGGCCATCGGCTCCCGGATCGGGCGCCCGCCCAGGAGGACGATCTCCAGGTCCGGGGTGTGCCCGTCCTGCTTCTCGTCCGCGCGGACTGTCAGCGAACCGCCGCTGCCGAACACCGCCGTCTGCCCGAGGCGGATCGGGCGGCGCTCCTCGCCGACCGTGCCGCGCCCGGCCATGACGTACGCGAGGCCGTTGAAGTCCTCGCGCCACGGCAGGGTCACCTCGGCGCCGGGCCGGACGGTGGCGTGGATCATCGTTATCGGGGTGTGGGTGATGCCCGGGCCCTGGTGGCCGTCGAGCTCACCGGCGATGACCCGGAGCAGCGCGCCGCCGTCCGGGGAGGCAAGGAGCTGGACCTCGCCGCCGCGGATGTCCTGGTAGCGCGGGTTCATCATCTTGTCGGCCCTGGGCAGGTTCACCCAGAGCTGGAGGCCGTGGAAGAGGCCGCCGGACATCACGAGCGACTCCGGCGGCGCCTCGATGTGCAGGAGCCCGGACCCGGCGGTCATCCACTGGGTGTCGCCGTTCTCGATGGTGCCGCCGCCACCGTTGGAGTCCTGGTGGATGAAGGTCCCGTCGATCAGGTACGTGACGGTCTCGAAGCCGCGGTGCGGGTGCCAGGGCGTGCCCTTGGGCTCACCGGCGGCGTACTCCACCTCACCCATCTGGTCCATCATGATGAACGGGTCGAGGTGCTGGTAGTTGATGCCCGCGAACGCGCGGCGGACGGGGAAGCCCTCGCCCTCGAATCCGCTCGGCGCCGTGGTGACGGCGAGTACGGGGCGGGCCACGGCGTCACCCGAAGCGGCCACCTTGGGCAGGGTCAGCGGGTTGTCGACGGTCACTGCGGGCATGGGAGCCACCTCCGGGCGAGTCTGCTGGAACGAATTTAGTTGAATGGTGAACATCCTGCAAGGCGTGCGGCATTCCCGGCCCGCCGCCGACAGCACGAGGGCCCGCGCCGCCCCCGGCGCGGGCCCTCGCCCGAAAGAAGGAAACCGCAGGTCAACACCCCACGGCCGGTGAACGCCTACCCATACATCCGGCGCATCGCGAAGTCGACCATCTGCTCGACCGCCTTGGCGTCGAAGACCATCCGGTGGTCGCCCTCCATGTCGAGGACGAAGCCGTACCCCGTGGGGAGCAGGTCGATCACCTCGGCGCCGGTGATCACGAAGTACTTGGACTCCTTGCCCGCGTACAGCCGCAGTTCCTTGAGCGTGGTGAACATCGGGATCACGGGCTGCTGCGTGTTGTGCAGCGCCAGGAAACCGGGGTTGTCGCCGCGCGGGCAGTAGACCTTCGACGTGGCGAAGATCTGCTGGAAGTCCTCGGCGGAGAGGGAGCCGGTGGTGAAGGCCCGTACCGCGTCGGCCAGGGAGGGCGGGGAGGGCTCGGGGTACAGCGGCTGCTCGCCGTAGCCGCCGCCCATCTGGCCCATCTGACCCATCTGCTGCTGAGCACCAGGGTTCTGGTCGTAGCCGTACATGCTGCAAAGAGTAATCGGACACATCTACGGCTTGAGGGGTTGCGCCTTATTACTGACGGGTAGCATCATCGTAGAGGTCAGCTGATACACCCACGTCTGGCCTGTACCGAACCGCCTGCCTGTCGCCCGACCCGCATCACTCCCCGGGGCGCTGCGCGCCACTGCTATTGATTACGGAGCCTTCCCATGGGGCACTACAAGTCGAATCTCCGCGACATCGAGTTCAACCTCTTCGAGGTGCTCGGGCGCGACAAGCTGTACGGCACCGGTCCGTTCGCGGAGATGGACGTCGACACCGCGAAGAGCATCCTGGAGGAGATCGCCCGCCTCGCGGAGAACGAGCTCGCCGACTCCTTCGCCGACGCCGACCGCAACCCGCCGGTCTTCGACCCGGAGACCAACACCGCGCCGGTCCCGGAGAGCTTCAAGAAGTCGTACCAGTCCTTCATGGACTCGGAGTACTGGCGCCTGGGCCTGCCCGAGGAGATCGGCGGCACCACCTCCCCCCGCTCCCTGATCTGGGGCTACGCGGAGCTGCTGCTCGGCTCGAACCCGGCCGTGTGGATGTACTCCTCGGGTCCGGCCTTCGCGGGCATCCTCTTCGAGGAGGGCACGGAGGAGCAGAAGAAGGTCGCGGAGATCGCCGTCGAGAAGCAGTGGGGCTCGACGATGGTGCTGACCGAGCCGGACGCGGGCTCCGACGTCGGCGCCGGGCGGACGAAGGCCGTGCAGCAGGAGGACGGCTCCTGGCACATCGAGGGTGTGAAGCGCTTCATCACCTCGGGCGAGCACGACATGTCCGAGAACATCCTCCACTACGTGCTGGCCCGCCCCGAGGGCGCCGGCCCCGGCACCAAGGGCCTCTCGCTCTTCCTGGTCCCGAAGTACCACTTCGACTGGACCACCGGTGAGCTGGGCGAACGCAACGGTGTGTACGCGACGAACGTCGAGCACAAGATGGGCCTCAAGGCGTCCAACACCTGCGAGATGACCTTCGGCGACCGCCACCCCGCCAAGGGCTGGCTGATCGGCGACAAGCACGACGGCATCCGCCAGATGTTCCGCATCATCGAGTTCGCCCGGATGATGGTCGGCACGAAGGCCATCGCCACGCTCTCCACGGGCTACCTGAACGCGCTGGAGTACGCCAAGGAGCGCGTCCAGGGCACCGACCTGTCGCAGTTCATGGACAAGACCGCGCCCAAGGTCACCATCACGCACCACCCCGACGTGCGCCGCTCGCTCATGACGCAGAAGGCGTACGCCGAGGGCATGCGCTCCCTCGTGCTGTACACGGCCTCCGTCCAGGACGCGATCCAGGAGAAGGAGGCCGCGGGCGAGGACGCGAAGGCGCTGAACGGCCTCAACGACCTGCTGCTGCCGATCGTGAAGGGGTACGGCTCCGAGAAGTCCTACGAGCAGCTGGCGCAGTCGCTCCAGACGTTCGGCGGCTCCGGCTACCTCCAGGAGTACCCGGTCGAGCAGTACATCCGGGACGCCAAGATCGACACCCTCTATGAGGGCACCACGGCGATCCAGGGCCAGGACTTCTTCTTCCGGAAGATCGTCCGCGACCAGGGCGTCTCGCTCAACACGCTCTCCGAGGAGATCAAGAAGTTCCTCGCGGGCGCCCAGGGCAACGAGGAGCTGGCCCCCGCGCTGGACTCGCTCGCCAAGGCGGCCGTGGACCTGGAGGCGATCGTCGGAACGATGATCACCGACCTCACCGCGACCGGCGAGGACGTCAAGAACATCTACAAGGTGGGCCTCAACACCACCCGCCTCCTGATGGCCTCCGGCGACGTCGTCGTCGGCTACCTGCTCCTCAAGGGCGCGGCCGTGGCCGCCGAGAAGCTGCCGACCGCCTCCGCCAAGGACGTGGCCTTCTACCGGGGCAAGATCGCCGCCGCGAAGTTCTTCGCCGCGAACATCCTCCCGGGCGTCTCGACCGAGCGCGCGCTCGCCGAGAGCGTCGACAACTCGCTGATGGAGCTGGACGAAGCCGCGTTCTGAGGAATCGCTCGCCTGTTTCGTCAACACGCGCCGCCATCCGGAATTCGTTCGGGTGGCGGCGCTGTCGTATCAGCTGGGTACGCTGAGTGCACGGACCAGAATCCCTTCCATGGGAGGAACCATGACCGCCGAGGCACAGTCCGAAGCGTCGCAGCTGCGGCGCGCCAACCCTCGGTGGCCGGTCCCGCCACCGGACGGCTACACCGTGGACGATTTCTTCACGCTTGACGACCTCCCGCCGCACACAGAGCTGATCGACGGCAGCCTGGTTTTCGTGAGTCCGCAGCGAGAGTTCCACACGCTGGCCATGTATCTGCTGGAGCAGGGGCTGCGCCAGCACGTCCCGAACGGCCTGCGGGTGCGTCGTGAGATGGCAGTCGTGCTCAGCAAGCGCAACGTTCCGGAGCCCGACCTCCTCGTGGTGACCGCCTCCGCCGACGGCAACCAGCGCACCACCCGCTACGAGGCCGCCGACGTCCTGCTCGCCGTGGAGGTCGTCTCCCCCGACTCCGAGGACCGCGACCGGGACACCAAGCCGCACAAGTACGCGGCGGCCGGAATCAAGCACTTCTGGCTCGTCGAGATGACCGGTGAGAACGACCGCCCCATGGTCATCACCTATGAGCTCGATCCGGTCAACAAGACGTACGTCTCCACCGGCGTCCACCACGACCGCCTCAAGCTCTCCGCCCCGTACGACATCGACATCGACCTGACCGCGATCGACGAGCTGTAGGGCTCCCCCTTCTCCGGCGCCCCGCCGGTCACCGGATTCCGGATTCGGGTCCCTCGATACAGTGAAGACCATGAGTTCTCGCCACCGGTTCGACCGTGCGCACACCGATGATCTGATGTCCTTCCTGGCGGCGAGCCCGTCCCCGTACCACGCTGTGGCCAACGCGGCCGCCCGGCTGGAGGTGGCCGGATTCCGCCAGGTCGAGGAGACCGCCGCCTGGGACGGGAGCACCGGCGGGAAGTACGTGCTCCGCGGCGGGGCGATCATCGCGTGGTACGTGCCGGAGGGCGCGGCGGCGCACACCCCGTTCCGGATCGTCGGCGCGCACACCGACTCCCCGAACCTGCGGGTGAAGCCGCTGCCCGACTCCGGTTCCCACGGCTGGCGCCAGATCGCGGTGGAGGTCTACGGCGGCACCCTGCTGAACACCTGGCTCGACCGGGACCTGGGCCTGGCCGGCCGGATCTCGCTGCGGGACGGCACCGACCGGCTGGTCAACATCGACCGGGCCCTGCTGCGCGTGCCCCAGCTGGCCGTGCATCTGGACCGGTCCGCCAACACCGACGGACTCAAGCTCGACCGGCAGCGCCACATGCAGCCGATCTGGGGGCTCGGCGAGGTGGCGGAGGGCGACCTGATCCGCTTCGTCGCCGAGGAGGCGGGCGTCGACGCGGAGGACGTCACCGGCTGGGACCTCATGCCGCACGCCATCGAGCCGCCGTCCTACCTGGGCCGGGACCGCGAGCTGCTCGCCGGGCCGCGCATGGACAACCTCCTCTCCGTGCACGCCGCGACCGCCGCCCTGGCCGCCGTCGCCGGACAGCCGGACGAGGAGCTCCCGTACATCCCCGTACTGGCCGCCTTCGACCACGAGGAGAACGGCTCGCAGTCCGACACCGGGGCCGACGGGCCGCTCCTGGGCTCGGTCCTGGAGCGCTCGGTCTTCGCCCGGGGCGGTACGTACGAGGACCGCGCCCGCGCCTTCGCCGGAACGGTCTGCCTCTCCTCCGACACCGGCCACGCCGTGCACCCCAACTACGCCGAGCGGCACGACCCGACGCACCACCCGGTCGCCAACGGCGGGCCGATCCTCAAGGTCAACGTCAACATGCGGTACGCCACCGACGGCAGTGGGCGCGCGGTGTTCGCCGCCGCCTGCGAGAAGGCGGGCGTCCCGTGGCAGACGTTCGTCTCCAACAACGCGATGCCCTGCGGCACGACGATCGGCCCGATCACCGCCGCCCGGCACGGCATCCAGACCGTGGACATCGGGGTGGCGATCCTCTCCATGCACAGCGCCCGTGAACTGTGCGGGGCGGACGACCCGTATCTGCTGGCCAACGCGCTCACGGCGTTCCTGACGGGCTGACACCGACGCCCAACCGCCGCCCCGGACATGGTTGTTGCCGGGCCGGGTACGCGACCCGTACACCGGTCCGGATACACCGGGCCGTCGAGGAGGCGGGAATCATGGGACTCGGAGGATGCATTCTCCTGATCGGCGGTGGCGCGATCCTGGCGTTCGCGACCGACTGGAAGGCCGAGGGGATCAATCTCGATCTGGTCGGCTGGATCATGATGCTCGTCGGCCTCATCGGGGTCTTCGTCTACATGAGCATCGCGCGCAGGCGGCGCATGGTCGTGCCGCCCACCACCACGGTCGTCCAGGACGACGACCACCGCTACCACTGACGCCCGTCCCCGCCGAGGCCCCTTCCCCGGCGGGCGGCGGTCGCCTCAGCCCTGCTCGTCCATCCCGGCCAGCACCAGCGGCAGCCGGGCCGCGCCGTCGGGGGTCACCCGCACCGGTACGCCCCAGTCCTGCTGGTGGACATGGCAGGCCGGGTACTCGTTGGCCGGGTCGTCGTCGCAGGAGGCGGCCATCGCGGAGACATGCAGGACGCCCTCGGTGACCCCGTCCGCGAGGACCAGGTCACGCCCGAGGTCCGTGCCCTGGCCGGAGCCGTCCGCCAGCAGCTCGGGCGGGGTCGAGGAGACCAGGAGCCGGGTGGAGGGCCCGTAGCGGGTGTCCAGCTTCTGCCCGGCCGGCGCCTGGAAGACCACGTCGAGCCGGAGCGTGCCCGGGGCGATCTCGGTGGCGGCGCGCTGGGTGCGGTGGGCCTGCTCGGGGACGCGTACGGCCTCCTCGGGCAGCCGGAGGCGGGTGAGCCGGTGGCGGGCGGACTCGACGACGACCAGATCACCGTCGACCAGTACCGCGTCGCTGGGCTCGCGGACATCGGTGGCGAGCGTGGTGACCTCGTCGGACGCGGGGTCGTAGCGGCGCAGCGCGTGGTTGTACGTGTCCGAGACCGCCACCGACCCGTCGGGCAGCGCGGTGACGCCGATCGGGTGCTGGAAGAGCGCCTGGGAAGCCGCCCCGTCGCGGTGGCCGAAGTCGAAGAGGCCGGTGCCGACGGCGGTGTGCACATGCTCGTCCCGGTCGACCCAGCGCAGGGCGGAGGTCTCGGAGTCGGCGACCCAGAGCCGCTCGCCGTCGGCGGAGACCGCGAGCCCGGACGGCTGCGCGAACCACGCCTCCGCGGCGGGCCCGTCGACCAGCCCCTCGTTGGTGGTCCCGGCGGCGACCCGTACGGTCCCGTCCTCGGGGTCGTACGTCCACAGCTGGTGCACGCCCGCCATGGCGATCCACAGCCGGTCACCGAACCAGGCGAGGTCCCACGGCGAGGAGAGGTCCACCTCGCGCGCCGGACCGCCGGTCGGGTTCCCCTGCCACCACTGGCGGCCGGTCCCGGCGAGGGTGGTGACCGCCCCGGTCGTGAGGTCCAGGGCGCGGATCGCGTGGTTGACGGTGTCCGCGACGGCGATGCGGCCGTCGGGGAGCACGGCGAGCCCCTGCGGTTCGCTGAACCGGGCCTCGTCCGCACCGCCGTCGCTCAGGCCGCGCTCGCCGGTGCCGAAGTGACGCCGTACGGTCTCGCCGTCCGCGTCCAGCTCGACCAGGCGGTGGCGGGTGGTGTCGGAGACCAGGAAGCCCCCGTCGGGCAGGAGCAGCGCCTTGCCCGGGAAGCGCAGATGCGTGGCGACGGGCTCGGGCGCCACATACGGACCGTCGCCCCGGCGGAGCGTGCCCTTGGCCCCGTGCTCGGCCTCCAGCTCCTCGACCAGCTTCTCGATGGCGTGGGCGTGGCCCTCGCCCGCGTGCTGGGCGACGACATAGCCCTCGGGGTCGATGACGACGAGCGTCGGCCAGGCCCGTACGGCGTACTGCTTCCAGGTGGCCAGCTCGGGGTCGTCCAGCACCGGGTGGTGGACCTCGTACCGCTCGACGGCGTCGACGACGGCCTGGTGGTCGGCCTCGTGGACGAACTTCGGCGAGTGGACCCCGATGATCACCACGGTGTCGCGGTGCTTCTCCTCCAGCTCCCGCAGCTCATCCAGGACATGCAGGCAGTTCACACAGCAGAAGGTCCAGAAATCGAGGATGACGATGCGTCCTCGCAGTTCGGAGAGGGTGTACTGCCGGTCGCCTGTATTGAGCCAGCCGCCCTTGCCGATGAGTTCGGGGGCGCGGACGCGTGCACGTGTTGCCATGCCACCAGTCAACACCGCCGCCTCCTGCACGCATTCCGCCGGGGGCCGGGGGAATCTGTGTCGCATGAGACTTCAAGTGCGTGAACGCCTCTTCGCCATCGGGGACGACTACTGGATCGAGGACACCGAGGGCCGCAAGGTCTTCCTGGTGGACGGCAAGGCCATGCGGCTGCGTGACACCTTCGAGCTGAAGGACGCCGACGGCCGGGTCCTTGTCGAGCTGCGGCAGAAGCTGGTCAGCCTGCGCGACACGATGCTCATCGAGCGCGGCGGCGAGGAGCTCGCCAAGGTCAAGCGCAAGCGGCTCTCGCTGCTCCGCAACCACTACCGGGTGACCCTGGCGGACGGTACGGAGCTTGACGTCAGCGGCAAGATCCTGGACCGCGAGTTCGCCATCGAGTACGACGGTGAGCTGCTGGCCCAGATCTCGCGGCGCTGGCTGACGCTCCGGGACACGTACGGCATCGACGTGGTCCGGGAGGACGCGGACATCTCGCTGCTCATCGCCGTGTCGATGTGCGTGATCGTGCTGGCGGACAAGGAGAACGGGGGCTGACCGCCTTACCGGGTACAGGAGTTCGCTGTTTCACGTGAAACAGGGCGTTTCACGTGAAACATGGAGGCGCGCCCGGCCTCGTCCCCCTGGCCCGCCCGGGCTCTGACCCTCGTCAGCTAGATGCGCCGATCGCGCCGCGCCTGCTCGATGTCCCGCAGGTGCTGCCGCTCCTGCCGCTCGGCACGGCGCCGCACGCGCACCATGACCGGCTGGATCGCCATATAGGTGACCGAGAACATCAGACAGCGGGGCAGCAGCTCCGAGCTCCAGGATCTGTCGGTGACAAGGGTCGTCGCCGCACCCGCCGCGATGCCCAGCACGACCGGAACACCCACCCATCTCCACCAGCGCTTCATGAAAGGCGGGTGCCCCGGGATTCACGGCTCACCCCAGGGCGGCGGGGGCGGGAGAACGGGGTCTCAGCGCGGCGGCGCGATCCCCAGGCGGCGGTCCTTCAGCGCCGGGAAGTGTTCCCGGGTCTCGCCCGCCTTCGCCGGGTCGAACTCCACCGTCAGGACCTCCTCGCCCACACCGGCCTCGGCGAGCACCTCGCCCAAGGGGTCGACAACGATGCTGTGCCCGGCCTGCGGAACGTCCGCGTGGCTGCCCGCCGTGCTGAGGGCGAGGACGTACGCCTGGTTCTCGACAGCCCGGGCCCGGGCGAGGAGCGTCCAGTGGGCACGGCGGCGCTCCGGCCAGCCGGCCGCCACGACGAACGTCTCGGCGCCCGCGTCGACGAGCCCCCGGAACTGCTCGGGAAAGCGCAGGTCGTAGCAGGTGGCCAGGCCCAGCGTGGTCTGCGGGAGGGTGACGGTCACCAGCTCCTCACCGGCGCCCATCATCACCGCCTCGCCCCTGTCGAAACCGAAGCGGTGGATCTTGCGGTACACCGCCGAGCGCTCGCCGTCCGGCGAGAAGACCAGCGCGGTGTTGTAGAGGGTGCCGTCCGGCGCGCGCTCCACGAAGGAGCCCGCGTGCAGCCAGACGCCCGCCTCGGCCGCCGCCTTGGCCATGGCCTCGTGGGTGGGGCCCTGGAGCGGCTCGGCCTCCTGCTCGAAGAGGGGGTACGAGAACGCCCCGACCGGCCAGAGCTCGGGCAGGACCACGAGGTCGGAGCCGCGCTGACCGACCACCAGGGAGGCCGCGCGCTCGCGGCGGTCCTCGACGGATTCGTCCGGGTCTACTGCGATCTGGATGAGGGAGGCGCGCACACTACCACCGTCCTGGCATTCAAGCCGTCAACACGGGCCTACGATCGTCACACGAAAGCACTGCCGGGGTGCCTGCTCGCAGCGTAACTTAGGCGACTGAACCTCCACGTAGCCCGCAGCCCGCAGCCCACGACAGCGTCGTCCGTGCCGGCCCGCCCGTCGGCACACCCTGCTCTCCAGCCCATGCACCGAAGAACCGCCGAGGGGTCCCGTGACCGTCCATCCCAGCCTCCAGCCCTACGCCGACGCCGCGACCCACTCCATCGAAGCGATAGCCGAGCTGGTGAAGCCGCTCGCCGAGGGGGAGTGGAACCGCCGTACGCCGTGCCCCTGGTGGTCGGTACGGGACATCGTGTCGCACGTCATCGGCATGGAGTGCGAGATGCTCGGCGACCCGCGGCCCATCCATACGCTGCCGCGCGACCTCTACCACGTACAGAGTGACTTCGCGCGCTATATGGAGATGCAGGTCGACGTCCGGCGTCACCACACCGCCCCGGAGATGACGTCCGAGCTGGAGTACGTCCTCATCCGCCGCGCCCGGCACCTCCGCAACGAGTCGCGCGCCCCCGAGACGATGGTCCGCGCGCCCCTGGGCGCCGAGCAGTCCCTCGAAGTGGCCTACACCATGCGGGCCTTCGATCTCTGGGTGCATGAGCAGGACCTGCGGACGACGCTCGGGCAGCCGGGCAACCTGGACTCCCCCGGCGCGCACATCACCCGGGACGTGCTGCTCTCCGCGCTGCCGAAGGTGGTCGCCAAGGACGCGGGCGCACCGGCCAACTCGGCGGTGGTGCTGGATGTGCACGGCCCGGTGGAGTTCCTGCGGACGGTACGGGTCGACGGCGAGGGCCGGGGTTCGATAGACGGTTCCCCCTCGCTGGGCCCGGCCGTGACGCTGTCGATGGACTGGGAGACGTACGTACGCCTGGCCTGCGGACGGGTCCGCCCCGCCGCCGTGGCCGACCGGATCAAGGCCGAGGGCGACCAGGAGCTGGCCACGGCGATCCTGGACCACTTCGCCGTCACCCCGTAGCACCGCTTTCTCGGCGGCGCCCGCCCCGGAGTCCACGGGGAGGGCGGGCGCGCCGCCGAGCGCACTCCCGCCGGTCACGCGGGTACGTGCACGGCCTCCACCCTGCTCACCACATGGTGGTCGCGTTCCCGCACCGCCGCCCGGCGGCGCAGCCGCAGGATCTGGGCGACGCCGAGCGCCTCCAGGACGAAGACCGAGGCGAAGGCGATCCGGTAGTTGCCGCCGGTGGTGTCCAGCAGCACTCCCACGGCGAGCAGCGTGGTCATGGAGGCGATGAACCCGCCCATGTTGACGATGCCCGACGCGGTCCCCTGACGCTCCGGCGGATTCGCGGGCCGGGCGAAGTCGAAGCCGACCATCGAGGCGGGGCCGCAGGCGCCCAGCACCACGCACAGGACCGTCAGCAGCCACATCGGCGTGTGATCGGCGGGGTAGAGGATCGCGCAGGCCCAGAGGAGGGCGGTCGCCGCGACCGTGCCCAGCGCGATGGGGGTCCGCGCCTCGTGGTGACGGGCGATGATCTGCCCGTAGACGAGCCCCACCACCATGTTGGAGAGCACCACCAGGGTGAGCAGTGTGCCCGCCGTCCCCCGGCTCAGCCCCTGTGCCTCCACGAGGAACGGCATCCCCCAGAGCAGCAGGAACACCATCGCCGGGAACTGGGTGGTGAAGTGCACCCACATCCCGAGCCGGGTCCCCGGTTCCCGCCAGGCGGCAGCGATCTGCCTGCGGACGTACGCGGCTCCCGTGTGCTCGGCGGGCGGCGGCTCGTGCCCGGCGGGGTGGTCCTTCAGGAACAGCAGCAGCGGGATCAGCACCACGACGCCCGCCGCCGCACTGCCGACGAAGGTGGTGGTCCAGCCGAAGCTGTGCAGCGCCCGCGCGATGAAGAGGGTCGAGACGAGGTTGCCCGCCATCCCGAACAGCGCGGCGACCTGGGCG carries:
- a CDS encoding pirin, with translation MPAVTVDNPLTLPKVAASGDAVARPVLAVTTAPSGFEGEGFPVRRAFAGINYQHLDPFIMMDQMGEVEYAAGEPKGTPWHPHRGFETVTYLIDGTFIHQDSNGGGGTIENGDTQWMTAGSGLLHIEAPPESLVMSGGLFHGLQLWVNLPRADKMMNPRYQDIRGGEVQLLASPDGGALLRVIAGELDGHQGPGITHTPITMIHATVRPGAEVTLPWREDFNGLAYVMAGRGTVGEERRPIRLGQTAVFGSGGSLTVRADEKQDGHTPDLEIVLLGGRPIREPMAHYGPFVMNSQAELKQAFEDFQAGRLGTVPAVHGM
- a CDS encoding acyl-CoA dehydrogenase, which produces MGHYKSNLRDIEFNLFEVLGRDKLYGTGPFAEMDVDTAKSILEEIARLAENELADSFADADRNPPVFDPETNTAPVPESFKKSYQSFMDSEYWRLGLPEEIGGTTSPRSLIWGYAELLLGSNPAVWMYSSGPAFAGILFEEGTEEQKKVAEIAVEKQWGSTMVLTEPDAGSDVGAGRTKAVQQEDGSWHIEGVKRFITSGEHDMSENILHYVLARPEGAGPGTKGLSLFLVPKYHFDWTTGELGERNGVYATNVEHKMGLKASNTCEMTFGDRHPAKGWLIGDKHDGIRQMFRIIEFARMMVGTKAIATLSTGYLNALEYAKERVQGTDLSQFMDKTAPKVTITHHPDVRRSLMTQKAYAEGMRSLVLYTASVQDAIQEKEAAGEDAKALNGLNDLLLPIVKGYGSEKSYEQLAQSLQTFGGSGYLQEYPVEQYIRDAKIDTLYEGTTAIQGQDFFFRKIVRDQGVSLNTLSEEIKKFLAGAQGNEELAPALDSLAKAAVDLEAIVGTMITDLTATGEDVKNIYKVGLNTTRLLMASGDVVVGYLLLKGAAVAAEKLPTASAKDVAFYRGKIAAAKFFAANILPGVSTERALAESVDNSLMELDEAAF
- a CDS encoding M18 family aminopeptidase; the protein is MSSRHRFDRAHTDDLMSFLAASPSPYHAVANAAARLEVAGFRQVEETAAWDGSTGGKYVLRGGAIIAWYVPEGAAAHTPFRIVGAHTDSPNLRVKPLPDSGSHGWRQIAVEVYGGTLLNTWLDRDLGLAGRISLRDGTDRLVNIDRALLRVPQLAVHLDRSANTDGLKLDRQRHMQPIWGLGEVAEGDLIRFVAEEAGVDAEDVTGWDLMPHAIEPPSYLGRDRELLAGPRMDNLLSVHAATAALAAVAGQPDEELPYIPVLAAFDHEENGSQSDTGADGPLLGSVLERSVFARGGTYEDRARAFAGTVCLSSDTGHAVHPNYAERHDPTHHPVANGGPILKVNVNMRYATDGSGRAVFAAACEKAGVPWQTFVSNNAMPCGTTIGPITAARHGIQTVDIGVAILSMHSARELCGADDPYLLANALTAFLTG
- a CDS encoding alkyl hydroperoxide reductase; the protein is MATRARVRAPELIGKGGWLNTGDRQYTLSELRGRIVILDFWTFCCVNCLHVLDELRELEEKHRDTVVIIGVHSPKFVHEADHQAVVDAVERYEVHHPVLDDPELATWKQYAVRAWPTLVVIDPEGYVVAQHAGEGHAHAIEKLVEELEAEHGAKGTLRRGDGPYVAPEPVATHLRFPGKALLLPDGGFLVSDTTRHRLVELDADGETVRRHFGTGERGLSDGGADEARFSEPQGLAVLPDGRIAVADTVNHAIRALDLTTGAVTTLAGTGRQWWQGNPTGGPAREVDLSSPWDLAWFGDRLWIAMAGVHQLWTYDPEDGTVRVAAGTTNEGLVDGPAAEAWFAQPSGLAVSADGERLWVADSETSALRWVDRDEHVHTAVGTGLFDFGHRDGAASQALFQHPIGVTALPDGSVAVSDTYNHALRRYDPASDEVTTLATDVREPSDAVLVDGDLVVVESARHRLTRLRLPEEAVRVPEQAHRTQRAATEIAPGTLRLDVVFQAPAGQKLDTRYGPSTRLLVSSTPPELLADGSGQGTDLGRDLVLADGVTEGVLHVSAMAASCDDDPANEYPACHVHQQDWGVPVRVTPDGAARLPLVLAGMDEQG
- a CDS encoding carbon-nitrogen hydrolase, producing MRASLIQIAVDPDESVEDRRERAASLVVGQRGSDLVVLPELWPVGAFSYPLFEQEAEPLQGPTHEAMAKAAAEAGVWLHAGSFVERAPDGTLYNTALVFSPDGERSAVYRKIHRFGFDRGEAVMMGAGEELVTVTLPQTTLGLATCYDLRFPEQFRGLVDAGAETFVVAAGWPERRRAHWTLLARARAVENQAYVLALSTAGSHADVPQAGHSIVVDPLGEVLAEAGVGEEVLTVEFDPAKAGETREHFPALKDRRLGIAPPR
- a CDS encoding MFS transporter — translated: MSSAAAPTLSLPGDPPGGRRAAWVWGIGVAVYFVAIIFRTSLGVAGLDAADRFDVNASALSTFSILQLLVYAGMQIPVGLMVDRLGTKRVLTIGAVLFTVGQLGFALSPSYGMALAARVLLGCGDAMTFISVLRLGSRWFPARRGPLIAQVAALFGMAGNLVSTLFIARALHSFGWTTTFVGSAAAGVVVLIPLLLFLKDHPAGHEPPPAEHTGAAYVRRQIAAAWREPGTRLGMWVHFTTQFPAMVFLLLWGMPFLVEAQGLSRGTAGTLLTLVVLSNMVVGLVYGQIIARHHEARTPIALGTVAATALLWACAILYPADHTPMWLLTVLCVVLGACGPASMVGFDFARPANPPERQGTASGIVNMGGFIASMTTLLAVGVLLDTTGGNYRIAFASVFVLEALGVAQILRLRRRAAVRERDHHVVSRVEAVHVPA